The genomic segment ATCACTCATATGGTGTTTGTACTTCAGAGGAGGAAAATTGGGAGCAGGTGAACTACTTAACCCATTTCTGTATCAATTTCATGTTGCCCAATTGTTGGACACTCACGTGATAATTGTACTTTAAAGGAGTGAAATtgggattttttgttagattagGTATGGCATTCTACTCTCATCAACTTTGCTATTCAATTTTCCGCTCAAATCATGCTTTCTATTCAATTTTCAGCAGCCGTACGATTATGATGAGAAATATCTATTTAGATGTGATTTTTCCCTTATTCCAGTTATGATAAGAAATAGGTTTCCTATTCACTTAGCCTGTACTTTTTCCAGTGACTTACGAAATCAAAAACATGGAATAGACGTATTTATGAGTGCATGGTGCTGGCTCCTCTGCCTTATGAATTGCAAGAAGAAGCCTCCGAGTCTTTACACCTTATTCTCTAGAGTCTCTTTGGTGAGAAAaaatcttccttttttttttgccaaattttccaCGTGTAAATAATACACAGATTAATAAATTCTAATATTCATATATGCTTCAATTGATAGGTTCCTTTTGCTGCGATTCCTCCAAGGAATTCTTTAGCTTGAAGGTCAGTTTGTTGTCTTTCTTCAATCTATGAACAGCTTTTCTTCACCTATGTGACTATATTTTCATAAGTAAAATTTcacctttcccttttctttttagtagtttttcttCAGTTTCTGCTTCATTTATTTTAAGTTTATTGGTGCTATTTGTTTTGTGTGATCCTTTGTGAAACAAATGATTGCTTATTTGAGCAGGTGATTTTGTTAATATTGACAGTTATACTTTTTCTGCAAACAAAGCACAATAAATAAAGGAGAAAATTGGTAAAACCTTAAAGCTTGATGAATACATTCTTCATCATCCACTCCAAACTCCAGTGGTTGATGACATTTTTAAGAGTCCAATGAGCCTGTTGATGACTACAaccctttggtaatcttcttttGTGTCCTGTTGCAACCCTTTGACAATTGTGCTGCTGCAACCCGTTCAGCTACCCATTCACCTAAAaatacaaaccaaaaatgaagaTACCAATCCAGCTCCCAATTCAATAATCcttattttgaaatttggtgAATTCCTGAAACAATATATTATTAATGGCATACCTATAAAAAGGAGAGATCCATTTGCTGATATTATTCTGGGTAACTAAGCTGTCCTATTGGTTTGTATATAATCAATGTTCTATCAAATAGTCAAATTGCTATATACACTAGAAAAAAGATTGTAGTAATGGGCATCAATAACAGATTTTGTGAACCAAAGTCATTAGCAACCTCCTGCTACTGGTGCTTTTGTCTTTAATCACAATGAAGTTATGCAGAATCTAAGTTAGTTTTTCTTACAATATACATATCTGATATATATGTGACCTGTTGTTGTTCTAAATAAGGAATGGGAGTGATTATCTAATTTTTAGAGAACTTTAAGGTGGCAAAGCTTGTTTAATGATCTAAGTGCCTATTGGTTAAGCAACTTAAGACTTTGTACTTGTTGTTTCTAATTGATTACTTAGTGTGTGACTTGTTTGTTGTTTCGTTTAGTCTAGGCTTGTCTAGGGCAATGAAAAGGCTGATGGTTACTTCTTAAGGATATTGTATGTAGAGCATTCTTCGGTTGTTATTCATTGTAGCCCTTTTAGGCTTTATATGACTATCAGTTAAGTAACTTAGGTTATTGTGCCTGTTTTACCCCAAGTTGCATGTGATATGCTTGCTATTTTGTTTAATCTAGACGCAATGTGTTCACTGATTACAACTTTATGTGACGCCCGAaaggaaaataaacaaaaaattttggtGGAAGGTGAGGATcaaatccggccgcaaatccggccagttattggcaggattgccggccggattgttggtgcattttgaaaaaaatgggatTTCGTTCTGCCTTGAATCCAGCCGGATTGTGACATGGCATGGTCGGCAGCCAGGTTTGACTGGCtgttttcttcattcttatcttgcttttggctgaaaatatcttcatttctttcctttgcctggccgagcttcaagagggagagaagagagaaagaaaactccaacttcattcttccatttcttgcttacattttgagatttcacagatggttttggaaaccaCTCCATACAAATGTGTGTTTAGGAGGTTTAAagcttttggtggagtgatcTTTGAAAGGGAAGCTATAAGTtgctagctttcttgagttatGAGGTAAGTTGCTTGGAAAATTCCTAAGGCGGAATCAAattccggttttagggtttactttggggctttcttattgTGGGTTCCTGAgctcttaattggttaagattGAAGGGGGTATTATGACCCTTATTAAGAGTGTGTAATACCCTATAATGTATATGTGCAATTGTGGTTGATGGTTATGGATTTGGTGaatgtttgtaggttggaaaaataaagaaaataaggggaaatgctgtccgatttttgaGAGTGGTTGATTGCTTTGATTTTGTGATCTGGGGCTTGGACTTGcgtaaggcaatgatatatgatggatggttcctgagccatggttggtgagtgaccccaaactatttccaaagctacttatgaactgtatcttgcattatttactcaattgcatatcatgtgtggtTGCATGTGAGTtaatgacatgatttggcttcaatgagttcttgggaagtcttgtgctaaacaccaacgtctccatcacTGTTTACTTGAAGCAAATGGCTTCCTATCACTGTctcactgtttcactgttactggatcaatttgagcgttggatgtttaagtacaatgatttcactgactcacaagagcaataaacgtatatttgattactgattcatgacatcattgaaatgaactattgtgaaacttatttgattactgattttactggttacttgttgagcttctagttcaccccaaaaatattttatgtcccctccacagggctcgaggcaaaggaagcgctTGTATTACGTTATTTGTgggactggatggcatatatcttgtatagtttagatttggattcattttgtgtaatagttgggctagTGTGACTGTTTGGAATTGAAACGAATGTATGTGAAAGTTCCACACTTGGGAACTAGTTTTCACTTCGCTTAATATGTAATTCATGGAGGATTTAATGTATTATTTGAGATGTAtcttgtaagttatttgaactctgtagtgagtgagtgagtcctggcgagagttgggcaggcggtccgccgaaccctttggttcgccttagggggaggtggggctgtcacactttaTAGTGCAGCAGTTCATATAGCAAACTAATGCAAGAATTAACATTTACTGTTTTCCTTTGCCCCTTTTGTCTATGTTCTTTTCCTgatatttctttttccttgttttttgttGCTTGGATAATCTACACTTCATCCTAGACGCAAAGCTTTGTACGTTTCCCTCTTTGATTTATTGTTACTGTTGCAAGGATGTCTAATACTTCAATCTgacttttacaaaaaaaaaaaactatggtTAGCTATATTGACTCCTTAGTTCGTGATTTTTTATGCTTTTGTTATTAGACTTTGGTGGCTCTATATGCTCTTTTGCTTTAAACTCTACTTAGTCATATGTCCAGTTGGTTTTACCTTTATTCTGTAGTTTTTTTCTGTTCATTTGATTGTCTAATATTGTTTGAGTAAGAGTATATAAACAACCGTATAATATAGAGTAATTACATGGTTGGCTAAATAGTGATCGACATATCTGATGGTCAGCCATTACCTTAGAGAAGTTCTTTTAGCTATTTTATCATGTCTGCCTTGATGGACTAGCATCCTTCTtttcttatatattttttcataaatGGGGATTCTGAGAATGCTACTGGTATTCCTCCATTTGAGGTGACTGAAAAATATGGATAAAGTTAGTTATAGAAAACAAGCTATTCAAAGATGGAGGCAAAAACGGTTAGATAGGCTGTCGCGACTTCGTGGTCTGGGACCCTCGAATGTAATTAATGTGTCTCATTTGCTTCCTATAGGCCTAAATAACAGCCAACTATCTATGAGCATATAACTTCCATTTCGAGAAAATCAATTTCTTACTATAAGAAATAATGGAAGCCAAAAAATTATGAGATGTAGAAGCAAAAATTCCCAAAGAGATGGCTTGCTTCACTCCATATCTCTGGaatcacatcaatcatttcttcTTAGACATCCGAATTTTCATTCTATCCTGCTAGCCAATTCAAATGACACAGAAGCATCCATGAATACGTCATTTGGATTTGCAGCACTTGAGTCTTCCAGCATAGACTATAACAAAGAGGATCCTCTTACATTAGAAGCTCAAATATCTCAGATGCATTGTATACATGAAACAGAGCAAATAGAAGCTGAAAATGCTAGCTGCTCTAGGTTTGTGACTCACTCTATTTAGTCTGGCATGCCTCATCCTGTGAGCCCAGCTACTCTGCtgtttacaagttcaaatatgGTGCATTCATTGGTCAATGCACCATCTGAACTCTTGGCAACAAAAAATCCTGTTTCAGCAAATAATAGAAGGCAGAGATCTGTGATACTAAAATATAAAaggtgccaaaaaaaaaagacatctgAACGTGCGCCTGCCAAACCTCAACTTCATCTTTCTTCAATTGTTGACATCCCTGCAGTGGATATTGTGCAACCAGAATCAATTCAATATGAATCTACAGGTTCTTTACTTAATCACCCCCATTAATATGCTATTAAAGTCAAACCAACTCATACAGTTTCATACCAGCATTTTTCCCATATCATTATTTTCACTAATTTCTGCATATTTTCCAAGTtaaccattttaaatttttgtaaaagTATATGACTTCTATTCAATGACAACCAAAACAGGTCCAtaacataaaaaatattatgtgaTTATATTTTAAACTCATTTTGTCTTTTAAATCCATTTTCATAAACTTCAGTTTCCTATGAATTCAATCttaaaattaaatcaattaCTCTAACTTATCATTTTATAAActataaaattaattttataaatttttcatGCCTTTTCACATTTAGAATAGTTCCCTTGACTATTGCAATTATTATCCTTTTACAAACAGTTTTTTCCAGACCTTTAGTATGCCATGAAAAACTTTAACCTTAGATAAACCTTTCACATAAACATAAACCTTTAACCTCCTACACCTTAGCTTTTTTGTTTAACTTATACAATATTCTATCCAGTTTCGGTAGCAAACACTTAAGGAATAGATAGAGACATACCCCAATCAAGCCAAGTAAAGCCTAAGAGAAGGCGTACAAGTTTTGTAAACTATTTAATATCTTACTAGCTTCAGTTTTTTAATTTCTACTGCCCTGCACTACACAAAATGAATAACTAAATATCTTTTTCTTGTCGATTATAGCAAGGATGCCAAAAATAGGTCGGGAGGTCTTAAATCACATTCCTACTGCTGCCGATCTACTTCCTCGCCAACCAAACTGCCCCTATTGTGGTGCAAAAAAATTTGCTCATGAAACAGCAAATTTTTGTTGTTCTAATGGGGATGTTATTTTAGCCAGCAATTCAATCCCAACTGTTCTAAAAGAACTTCTTACCTCATCATCTGAGGAAGCTCAACTGTTTAGGACCTGTATTAGAACAATTAATAACACATTTGCTTTCACTTCCTTTGGAGTAAAATGTGATAAAAATTTGGCTAAGAGAAATAAAGGCATTCATACTTTTAGAGTGCAAGGTCAGGTTTATGATTTCATCAATGATTTAGAGACCTCAAAAAATTTGCAGTTCTATATTCATGATAGTGAAAATGAATTAGCAAATCGATTAGATGCCTACCCAAGATTAACTGAGAGTATTCTCCAAAAAACCATGAATGTCATGCAGCAAAATCCCTATGCTAGATTCTTTCGCGCCTTAAGAGAGGTTCATAACCTTGATACTTATCGCATTGTTTTACGAACACATCCTGGTTTAGACCAAAGAGTATTCAATAAGCCTACAGTGTCTCAAGTTGCTACTTTATGGGTAGAAAGAGAACAAAATGGAGAAACAAGCCGTCGAGATATTCGAGTGTACACCCATGGTGGTCATTCACACAATATCCAATATTACTATGGCTGTTATGACCCTCTCCAATACCTtcttttgcttccttttggTGAATCTGATTGGCATCAAGGGAttaaaaaataaggaaaaaaggTGCACAAAAAAAGACTAGGAAAAGAGATGCTCAAATTTCTATTTCTCCAATGAATGCTTCTACTGCTGAAGAGTTAATACAAATGGAACAAGATTGTAAGTAGAATAAATCTTTTCCACCTGCGTTCTGTTAATTTTAGCATGCCAGCCTCATTAACCTTTTTTCTAAATTCCTTCAACCAGTAATGGCAGGAATAGACGGCGATCCTGATTTCGTTTCCATCcatgaatactatgcctataaATTGCAAATGAGAAATGATGATGAATCTTTCTTATTGCACTTTGGTAGGCTATTTCAGCAATATGTTGTTGATATGTATGTTAAACTTGAATCACAAAGATTAGATTATTTGAGAACCCAGCAAGAAGAATTTAGAAAAGAGTTCTTACAAGGTATAGTAAACTCAATAGGTACTGGTGAAGTCCGGGTAGCAAATGTCGGTCAAAGAGTATTTTTACCAGCTAGCTTTATTGGAGGACCAAGAAATATAAGAAGAAGATACATAGATGCAATGACTTTGGTCCAAAAATTTGGCAAGCCGGATATATTCTTGACCATGATTTGCAATCCTAATTGGCTAGAAATAAAAGAACATTTGTTGCCAACAGAGGAAGCCCAAAATCGACCAGATTTGGTTGTAAGGGTCTTTTGTGCTAAACTAGAAGAATTAAAGAATGAgcttttgaagaaaaatatttttggagaaGTGGTAGCCTATACATATGTGATAGAATTTCAAAAAAGAGGCCTGCCacatgttcattttcttttaatgtTAAAGCCTCAGCACAAAATGTTCATCCCTGATGAATATGATAAAATTGTCAGTGTAGAAATtccagataaaataaaatatctacACCTGTACAGAATGGTTAAAAAACACATGATGCACAGCCCTTGTGGTGTGTTGAACCCATCAAATGTTTGCATGACTAAGCATGGTTGCTGCAAAAATTCTTATCCAAAAGAGTTTTCTGAGCAAACAATTCAGACACTAGATTCCTATCCAAAATATCGAAGAAGAAACAATGGTGTTAAAATTAAAGTCAGAAAACAAAAGCTTGATAATAGATGGGTCGTTCCTCATAATGCATATTTACTTGCTAAGTTCAATTGCCACATTAATGTTGAGATCTGCTCAACAATTCAGGCTGTCAAATATATTTACAAGTATATATGCAAATGGCATGATCGAATCAGTTTCCTTATCAATTCTGATAATCCAAACAATCAGATTGATGAAATTCAGCAATATCAGGCAGCTCGATGGGTTTCGCCGCCTGAGGCTGTTTGGAGACTATTTCAATTTTCCATGGGAGAAATTAAACTGGCTATCATTCACCTACAATCGCATCTTCCAAATTTTCAGCCAATTCACTTCAAGAAACATGAAACTTTAAATAACATAGTCAAAAACCCAAGAAATAAGAAGACAATGTTGACTGAATTTTTCTATATGAATAGAACAGATTCAGTTGCACAAGAACTAAATTGCACATATGCTCAATTTCTAGACCATTTTGTCTGGTTAGCTGATGAAAAACGTTGGAAAATTAGAGATAAGGGAGATTCTATAGGTCGAATAAATACAGCTCATCCATCTGAGGGAGAAAGATATTACCTTAGACTTCTTTTGTCTAAAGTCCGTGCTCCAAAGTCTTTTGAAGACTTAATAACTCATAATGGAGTGCAAGTTACCACCTTTCGTGAGGCGGTGCTTTTGCGTGGCCTACTTGAGGATGATAACAGCCAGGAAATTTGTCTCCAAGAAGCGTCTCTTTTTCATATGCCTTATGAAATGAGACGACTTTTTGCTACGCTATTAGTTTATTCCTGTCCTAATGACCCCAAACAGCCATGGACAAAATTTGAGGCTGTCATGTCCGAAGATTTCATGAGAAATACTGAATTGTCTGCTAGAGAAATCAAACGAAAAGTTTTAGAGTAAATAAATGGTTTTCTACAGTCAATGGGAAAAAATATAGCTTCATTTGGCTTACTTCCTAATAATTACTCATTCTCAGATGTAGAGAACCAAACAAGAGATGTATTGGCTGAAAAAAGCATAAAAGTCCTTGAAGAGGACTTAAATGCAATTTCTTTGCTTAATCAGAACCAAAGGCATGCATTTGAAGTTATATCTAAAAGAGTTTATGAAAATAAGaatggtgaattttttgttGATGGCCCTAGTGGGACTAGAAAATCTTTTCTTTATAGAGCGTTGTTAGCTGATATTAGGTCAAAGGGCTATATAGCATTAGCGACAGCCACATCAGGTATTGCAGCATCAATACTACCTAGAGGTAGAACCGCTCACTCTCGGTTTAAAATACCAACTGATACCTCAGAGGGTAGAGCATGCAAAATTAGCAAACAAAGCAGTTTGGCAAATATGATTAAGGAAtgcaaattaattatttggGATGAGGCTCCAATGTGCATGAGATCTGCGATTGAAACTTTAAATGATTTTCTAAGAGATCTTATGTATTCAGATAAGATCTTTGGTGGGAAAGTAATTGTTCTTGGGGGTGATTTCAGGCAAACCTTACAAGTGGTTCGTAAGGGAAGCCAATCTGAAACCATTGCTACTTCTTTGATTAATTCCCCTATTTGGCTAGCTCTTGAAAAATTAGAGCTCACACAAAACATGAGGGCTCGGTTTGATCCCTCATTCACTGATTTCTTATTAAGGGTTGGTGATGGCACTGACCAAGCTGAAGATGACAGTCTCATACAACTGCCTTCTTCTATTTTGGTTAGCAACGGTTCACAGAATGCATCGCTTCATGATCTAATAGATATGGTTTATCCCCACATTCAACATTGATCAGAAAATCCTGCCTTGCCATTAAATCGAGCAATCCTCACCACAAAGAATCATTTTGTGGATGAAGTGAATGATATCTTAATTGAAAAATTTCCAGGTATAGCAGTAGAATATCTGAGTTTTGATCGAGCTTTGAATCCAAACAATCAAGTTCAATATGAAGATTTTTTAAACTCCTTATCTCCCAGTGGCCTTCCACCCTATAGACTAATCTTGAAACCTGGTGTTCCTATG from the Coffea arabica cultivar ET-39 chromosome 11e, Coffea Arabica ET-39 HiFi, whole genome shotgun sequence genome contains:
- the LOC140021234 gene encoding uncharacterized protein, with translation MAGIDGDPDFVSIHEYYAYKLQMRNDDESFLLHFGRLFQQYVVDMYVKLESQRLDYLRTQQEEFRKEFLQGIVNSIGTGEVRVANVGQRVFLPASFIGGPRNIRRRYIDAMTLVQKFGKPDIFLTMICNPNWLEIKEHLLPTEEAQNRPDLVVRVFCAKLEELKNELLKKNIFGEVVAYTYVIEFQKRGLPHVHFLLMLKPQHKMFIPDEYDKIVSVEIPDKIKYLHLYRMVKKHMMHSPCGVLNPSNVCMTKHGCCKNSYPKEFSEQTIQTLDSYPKYRRRNNGVKIKVRKQKLDNRWVVPHNAYLLAKFNCHINVEICSTIQAVKYIYKYICKWHDRISFLINSDNPNNQIDEIQQYQAARWVSPPEAVWRLFQFSMGEIKLAIIHLQSHLPNFQPIHFKKHETLNNIVKNPRNKKTMLTEFFYMNRTDSVAQELNCTYAQFLDHFVWLADEKRWKIRDKGDSIGRINTAHPSEGERYYLRLLLSKVRAPKSFEDLITHNGVQVTTFREAVLLRGLLEDDNSQEICLQEASLFHMPYEMRRLFATLLVYSCPNDPKQPWTKFEAVMSEDFMRNTELSAREIKRKVLE
- the LOC113718163 gene encoding ATP-dependent DNA helicase PIF1-like → MGKNIASFGLLPNNYSFSDVENQTRDVLAEKSIKVLEEDLNAISLLNQNQRHAFEVISKRVYENKNGEFFVDGPSGTRKSFLYRALLADIRSKGYIALATATSGIAASILPRGRTAHSRFKIPTDTSEGRACKISKQSSLANMIKECKLIIWDEAPMCMRSAIETLNDFLRDLMYSDKIFGGKVIVLGGDFRQTLQVVRKGSQSETIATSLINSPIWLALEKLELTQNMRARFDPSFTDFLLRVGDGTDQAEDDSLIQLPSSILVSNGSQNASLHDLIDMVYPHIQH